The genomic segment CTCGTCACCCGGTTCGAGGTCCACACTCTTGGCTACCGAGCGAGCGCTCGGACTGTCACAGGATGGTACGGACGGGAGGGCGCGTCAATGGCGACCCAGACGCATCAGGCCATCGCGGCCGAGGCCACGGCGGCGGCCACCTTCGCCGCCTGGCTGGATCGGCTCGCGCCGGCGATCGAGGCCGCCGACGCGGCGGCAACCGCCGCGCTGCTGGCCACCGACTGCTGGTGGCGCGACCTGCTCGCGCTCACCGGGGACCTCGGCACCTACCACGGCCGGGACCGGGTCGCGGCGATGCTGGGCGAGCACCTGGCGCCCGGATCCTGCACCGGCATCCGGATGGTCACCGAGTTCGGGCCGCGGTTCCAGGGCGACGCCGACGAGCTGATCGAAGGCTTCGTCACCTTCCAGACCCCGACCGGATACGGGCGGGGCGCCGTCCGGCTCCGCCGGCAGGACGGCGACTGGGTCGCCTGGACCGTGCTCACCGAACTCGACGACCTGCGCGGGCACGAGCGGGCGATCGGACCCCACCGGTCGAAGGGGCCCCGGCACACCCCGGCCGCCGGCGGCCGCAACTGGCGGGACGAGCGGCAGGAGAAGCTGCGGTACGCCGACACCGATCCGGACGTGGTCGTCATCGGCGCCGGGCAGGGCGGTCTGTCGGTCGCCGCCAATCTCGGCCTGATGGGCGTCGACACGCTGATCCTGGAGAAGAGCGAGCGGGTCGGCGACGGGTGGCGCAAGCGCTACCACTCACTGGTCCTGCACGACCCGGTCTGGGCCGATCACCTTCCGTACCTGCCCTACCCCGAGTCGTGGCCGGTCTACTGCCCGAAGGACAAGATCGCCGACTGGTTCGAGTCGTACGCCTCGGCGATGGAGCTCAACGTCTGGACGTCGGCGGAGCTGACCGCCAGCGACTACGACGAGGCGAGCGGGCGGTGGACCCTGCGGGTGCGCACGCCCGACGGCGAGCGGGAACTGCGTCCGCGCGACGTCATCCTCGCCACCGGCGCCGCCGGGGAGCCGAACATTCCGGCCGTGCCGGGGCGCGAGCGCTTCACCGGCACCAGCTACCACTCCAGCCAGCACGGCTCGGCCACCCGCTGGGCCGGCCGGAAGGCCGTCGTGGTCGGCGCCTGCAACAGCGGCCACGACATCGCCCAGGACCTCTACGAGGCGGGCGCGGACGTCACGCTCGTCCAACGCTCGTCGACGCACATCATCAGCCAGGAGCACGGCATCCCGGCCATCTTCGGCAGCAACTTCGTCGAGGGCGGCCCGCCGACCAGCTACGCCGACCTGCTGGCCAGCGGTACGCCGTGGCCGCTGGTGCTCGAGCTGGCCAAGGAGGGCGTGCGGGAGACCGCCAGGAAGGACGCCGACCTGCTCGCCGCGCTCGACGCGGTCGGGTTCAAGCGCAACGACGGCCCCGACGGTACGGGACTGATGGGCTACGCGTTGGCGTACGGCGGCGGCTACTACATCGACGTGGGCTGTTCGCGGCTCATCGCCGACGGGAAGATCAAGCTCGCCCAGGGATCCGGGCTGGCGGAGTTCACCCCCGACGGCATCCGTCTGGAGGACGGCCGGACCCTGGCGGCCGACCTCGTCGTGCTCGCGACCGGATACCGGAACATGCGCGAGACGGCTCGCCGGCTCTTCGGCGACGTGGTCGCCGACCGGCTTCCGCTCGTCCTCGGCGTCGGCGAGGACGGCGAACTCGGTGGACTGTACCGGCGTACCGGGCATCCGGCGTTCTGGTACATGGGCGGGCCGCTGGCGTGGGTCCGCATCTACTCCAAGCACCTGGCCCTACAGATCACCGCGAAGCAGGCGGGCATCGCGCTGCCCCGGCCGGGTGCGGCGCCGGAGTAGCGCCTCCTTCCCCCGTCAGGCGTGGAAAGTCCAGCAGAGGAGTCTCCAAGTGAAACGTCATCCCCATGGCGCCGTCCGTCGCGCGCTCGTCGCCGGCGCCTCCGCCAGTGTTCTTCTGATCTCGGCCTGTGGCGGCGACGACCCGGACGCCGGTACCGGTGCCGATGCGAAGCTCGTCTACTTCATGGCCCCCAACACGACCCCCACCCGGTACATCCAGCAGGACGGCCCGGCGTTCGAGAAGGCGATCAAGGCGCTGGACCCGAGCGTCGAGGTCAAGTTCGTCAACGCCGGCGGCGACTCCAACCAGCAGCTCGCGCAGGCCAACGCCGCGATCGCCGCCGGTGCCGACGCGCTTGTCGTGGTCGCGGCCGATCCGAACACCAGCGCGGGTCTGCTCCAGGCCGCCGAGCAGGCGGAGGTTCCCGTGATCGGGTACGAGAACCCGCCGGTGCAGGGCACCCTCTACGCTCAGGTGATCTTCGATCCGGAGAAGGTCGGTACCCAACAGGCCACCTACTTCGCCGAGCAGGTGGCCAGCGGGGCGCTCGGCGCCAAGCCGGTCAAGATCGCCCGGCAGTACGGCAACAAGGGCGACGTCTACACCACCCAGATGCTCGCCGGGCAGAACAAGGTGCTCGACCCGCTCATCCGCAGCGGCGACATCGAGGTGGTCTGTGAGGACTACATCAAGGACTGGGCACCGGACAACGCGACCAGAGCAACCGAGCAGTGTCTCACCAGGACGCAGAACGGCGTCGCCGGGTTCCTCGGGTTCTACGACGGCATCACGGCGGGCATCATTGCGGCGCTCAAGGGCAAGAACCTTGACATCCCGGTGTACGGCGGCCAGAACCCCGAGCTGACCGGCCTGCAGTACATGCTCACCGGTGACCAGCAGGACAACGTGCTCAAGGCGTTCTCGGTGCAGGCGGAGGCGGCGGCGAAGATCGCGGTCGCCGCGATCGGCGGCCAGCAGCCCCCGGCCGACCTGGTCAAGGACACGATCGACAACGGGGCGATGCAGGTGCCCACGGCCAAGCTCGACGCGACGCTCATCCACCTCGAAGAAGGCAAGGACCCCGGCGACGCGGTCCAGCAGGCCGTCGACCTCGGCATGTTCACCTGGGCGCAGATCTGCACGGGTCCGGCAGCGGACACCGAAACCTGCCAGACCAGGAACAAGTAACCCTGCCAGACCAGGAACAAGTGACCCGACCCAACGGCGGCGGGCGGTCGGCAGTCGCCGACCGCCCGCGCGGAGGACGCCATGACCGTGGACAGTGAACCGCAGCTTCCCGATCCGCCCGGCGGGCCGGGACCCACCCCCCTGCTCGCGCTCACGAGCATCTCGAAGCACTTCGGCGGGGTGCGGGCGTTGCACGAGGTCGACCTCTCGGTGGACCAGGGTGAGGTGGTCGCGCTCATCGGCGACAACGGCGCGGGCAAGTCCACCCTTGTCAAGATCGTGTCCGGGGTGGAGTCGCCGGACACCGGCGAGATCCGGGTACGCGGCACGGCCGCCCGGCTGGACTCACCGCGGGCCGCCGCCGAGGCGGGTATCCGGACCGTCTTCCAGGACCTGTCACTCTGCGACAACCTCGACGCCGTGCAGAACCTCTTCCTGGGGCAGGAGCGGTGCGGCTCGGCCTGGTCCGGCCGCCGGGTTCGCCGCCACCTGATGGAGGAGCAGGCCCGCCGGGTGCTGGATTCGCTGTCGGTGAAGCTCCGCTCGCTCACCGCTCCGGTGGTCACCCTCTCCGGCGGCCAGCGGCAGGGCATCGCGATCTGCCGCGCGCTGATCAGCGACCCGGCGGTGGTGATCCTCGACGAACCGACCGCGGCCCTCGGCGTCTCCCAGCGCGGCGAGGTACTGGACCTGATCCGCCGGCTCCGCGAGCAGGGGCGGGGCGTGGTGGTGATCTCACACGACATGCGGGACGTGCGGCAGATCGCCGACCGGGTCGTGGTGCTGCGGCTCGGCACCAGGGTCGCCGAGTTCCACCGCGGCGGCTACACGCCGTCGGACCTGGTCAGCGCGATGACCGGTGCGCACGAGTCCGGCGACGATTGAGGACGGAAGAGCTGTGAGCATCTCGACATCACCGCCGG from the Solwaraspora sp. WMMD1047 genome contains:
- a CDS encoding NAD(P)/FAD-dependent oxidoreductase gives rise to the protein MATQTHQAIAAEATAAATFAAWLDRLAPAIEAADAAATAALLATDCWWRDLLALTGDLGTYHGRDRVAAMLGEHLAPGSCTGIRMVTEFGPRFQGDADELIEGFVTFQTPTGYGRGAVRLRRQDGDWVAWTVLTELDDLRGHERAIGPHRSKGPRHTPAAGGRNWRDERQEKLRYADTDPDVVVIGAGQGGLSVAANLGLMGVDTLILEKSERVGDGWRKRYHSLVLHDPVWADHLPYLPYPESWPVYCPKDKIADWFESYASAMELNVWTSAELTASDYDEASGRWTLRVRTPDGERELRPRDVILATGAAGEPNIPAVPGRERFTGTSYHSSQHGSATRWAGRKAVVVGACNSGHDIAQDLYEAGADVTLVQRSSTHIISQEHGIPAIFGSNFVEGGPPTSYADLLASGTPWPLVLELAKEGVRETARKDADLLAALDAVGFKRNDGPDGTGLMGYALAYGGGYYIDVGCSRLIADGKIKLAQGSGLAEFTPDGIRLEDGRTLAADLVVLATGYRNMRETARRLFGDVVADRLPLVLGVGEDGELGGLYRRTGHPAFWYMGGPLAWVRIYSKHLALQITAKQAGIALPRPGAAPE
- a CDS encoding substrate-binding domain-containing protein; its protein translation is MKRHPHGAVRRALVAGASASVLLISACGGDDPDAGTGADAKLVYFMAPNTTPTRYIQQDGPAFEKAIKALDPSVEVKFVNAGGDSNQQLAQANAAIAAGADALVVVAADPNTSAGLLQAAEQAEVPVIGYENPPVQGTLYAQVIFDPEKVGTQQATYFAEQVASGALGAKPVKIARQYGNKGDVYTTQMLAGQNKVLDPLIRSGDIEVVCEDYIKDWAPDNATRATEQCLTRTQNGVAGFLGFYDGITAGIIAALKGKNLDIPVYGGQNPELTGLQYMLTGDQQDNVLKAFSVQAEAAAKIAVAAIGGQQPPADLVKDTIDNGAMQVPTAKLDATLIHLEEGKDPGDAVQQAVDLGMFTWAQICTGPAADTETCQTRNK
- a CDS encoding ATP-binding cassette domain-containing protein, whose amino-acid sequence is MTVDSEPQLPDPPGGPGPTPLLALTSISKHFGGVRALHEVDLSVDQGEVVALIGDNGAGKSTLVKIVSGVESPDTGEIRVRGTAARLDSPRAAAEAGIRTVFQDLSLCDNLDAVQNLFLGQERCGSAWSGRRVRRHLMEEQARRVLDSLSVKLRSLTAPVVTLSGGQRQGIAICRALISDPAVVILDEPTAALGVSQRGEVLDLIRRLREQGRGVVVISHDMRDVRQIADRVVVLRLGTRVAEFHRGGYTPSDLVSAMTGAHESGDD